The following proteins come from a genomic window of Elusimicrobiota bacterium:
- a CDS encoding PEP-CTERM/exosortase system-associated acyltransferase — MLDYGNIKFVVATTPKLLQGVHRLRYDVYVNEYHFEKAEDHPSGLEKDEWDPMSLHMAAVDAEENVVGTIRLVLNSPHGLPTLHAVTPFYQEPHPSSPRIAEVSRLAVARDFRRRVEDGFRGVDDLAEAAPGSRFHRAEKGEFNSQDRRRQFAVILGLFKIMYHVSKRINLADWYMVSEKRLWYLLKRYHILFHPVGPEMEYHGVRIPYIGHISEIENHMLKVNQSLAESFIEGLDQSADEGKATCPVPPPEVKPREVFETVPDIVWPYRIPQSPPVVPTATDLGLDLSS, encoded by the coding sequence ATGCTTGATTACGGCAACATCAAATTCGTCGTGGCGACCACCCCGAAGCTGCTCCAGGGGGTTCACCGGTTGCGCTACGATGTCTACGTGAATGAATACCATTTCGAAAAAGCCGAGGACCATCCCAGCGGTTTGGAAAAAGACGAGTGGGATCCCATGTCCCTCCACATGGCCGCCGTCGACGCGGAGGAGAACGTCGTCGGGACCATTCGGTTGGTGTTAAACTCCCCGCACGGATTGCCCACCCTGCACGCCGTGACCCCGTTTTACCAAGAACCGCATCCGTCGTCGCCCCGGATTGCGGAGGTGTCCCGCCTGGCCGTGGCGCGGGATTTCCGTCGGCGCGTGGAAGACGGGTTCCGCGGCGTGGACGACCTGGCCGAGGCCGCCCCCGGCTCGCGTTTCCATCGGGCGGAAAAAGGGGAATTCAACAGCCAGGACCGTCGGCGTCAGTTCGCGGTGATATTGGGTTTGTTCAAGATCATGTACCACGTGTCCAAGCGGATCAACTTGGCGGATTGGTACATGGTGTCGGAAAAACGATTGTGGTATTTGTTGAAGCGGTACCACATTCTTTTCCACCCGGTGGGGCCGGAAATGGAGTACCACGGCGTGCGGATTCCCTACATCGGGCACATTTCGGAAATTGAAAACCACATGCTGAAAGTGAACCAATCCCTAGCGGAATCCTTCATCGAAGGGCTGGATCAATCCGCTGACGAGGGCAAGGCCACCTGCCCGGTGCCGCCCCCGGAGGTTAAACCCCGGGAGGTGTTCGAAACGGTGCCCGACATCGTCTGGCCCTACCGCATTCCCCAGTCCCCCCCGGTCGTGCCCACCGCGACGGACCTGGGCCTCGATCTGTCCTCTTAA